A region from the Panicum hallii strain FIL2 chromosome 1, PHallii_v3.1, whole genome shotgun sequence genome encodes:
- the LOC112896360 gene encoding enolase 1-like encodes MPSLKSICRILAIFFGKLTSGIYEALELRDGGSDYLGKGVLKAVNNVNSIIGPAIIGKDPTEQVDIDNFMVQQLDGTSNEWGWCKQKLGANAILAVSLAVCKAGAMVKKIPLFLCMDGQKVQAVGDWPQPQSARALRGFLVLVGYYQRFIQGYGALAAPLT; translated from the exons ATGCCTTCTTTGAAATCTATATGCAGAATTTTAGCAATTTTTTTTGGAAAATTGACTTCAGGAATATATGAGGCGTTGGAGTTGAGGGATGGAGGATCTGACTATCTTGGCAAGGGTGTTCTTAAG GCTGTGAACAATGTAAATAGCATCATTGGACCGGCAATTATTGGAAAG GACCCCACTGAGCAGGTTGACATTGACAACTTCATGGTCCAGCAGCTTGATGGAACCTCCAACGAATGGGGCTGGTGTAAACAAAAG CTTGGAGCAAATGCTATTCTCGCGGTGTCACTGGCAGTGTGCAAAGCTGGAGCTATGGTGAAGAAGATTCCTCTTTTTTTA TGCATGGACGGCCAGAAGGTCCAAGCAGTGGGCGACTGGCCCCAGCCGCAGTCCGCACGGGCCCTTCGCGGCTTCCTAGTCCTGGTCGGGTATTACCAGCGCTTCATCCAGGGGTACGGCGCCCTGGCGGCCCCGCTCACCTAG